GACCAATTTATTCACTGTCGGGTTACTAATATGGCTGACAATGAATCTGTTATTatcactgttgtttatgggGCATCTGAGGTGATTGATCGTCGGAATTTATGGACGGCACTGGAGACGCTATCTCAGCAATGCTCTGACATCCCGTGGATGGTGggaggggattttaatgcagtacgTGACCTTAACGAAGTATGTGGCATCtcaggagatataaggatggccaccGAAGAATTTAATGCTGGTATTCTGGAGGCGGGGCTGATCCCACTTcctatgcaaggtgaatggttcacgtggcataattgcagtacgTCTATgaggagtttatggaagcggcTGGATCGGATTCTTATTAATGACCGCTGGCGGGGAAGGTTGCCGAGCGCATATTATCACAGCCTTACACCACGGACATCTGACCACTCACCACTGGTTTTACATGGGGAATACAACAACATAATGGAGgcatgtttcgatttgataactatctggCCCATTCACCCGAGTTTATCCACAatgtgcagaatatttggcatcatgagatTGTGGGTAttcctatgtatgctgtgacacgtAAACTGAAGGCACTTAAACCAGTCTTTAGActacaaaggagaaataagggaGATCTGACGATGAATGTCCAACTAgccaaaggttttcttgatgaggcacaacagttGGTGAGCTCTGATAGACAAAATGAGCTATATTTACTCCTGGAGCATTGTTGTCGAGTCGTTTAtgctaaagcggcaaaacttgaacaaattatgctgcaGCAGAGAGccaaaatgcagtggatgaaagacggagaccaatgttcccgggttttctttcgtaaaattgcacAGAGACGAGTAAGGAGGAGAATCTTACAGattaatgatgagaatggtttCACACACACGGATCTAGGGGAAATCgcccatgagtttgtctcatactatcagaacctATTAGGAGGCACCAGAAGACGGCTGTCAGTGGATATTCGTTATCTTAGACCGTGGGCAAGGCACTGTAtcactgatgaggaagctaatCAATTACTCCTTCCAATCTCggcggatgatgtgaagcaagcaatGTTCGATATTGCTGATGACAAGgcaccgggacctgatggcTACTCGTCAAGGTTTTTCAAGGCGGCTTGGCCTGTGGTTGGGGAAGAAGTTACGAGGGCGGTACTAGACTTCTTTTCTACCGGAAAACTTCTGAAGCAGGTCAACTCCACGATCTTGGCCctgatcccaaaggtacatacgcctatgtcggttaatgattttagaccaatttcatgctgcaatgttttatacaagatcattgcgaaacttcttgtccaaaaaattagtgtgctactggacaagatagttagcccatgtcagacagcttttattccgggaagaagcattggggacaacattatgttagccCAGGAATTATTCTCCAGATATAACCAGATGCGCCTACCCCCGAGATGcgcacttaaagtggatatcaggaaggcctatgatacggtggagtgggacttcctgttagcagttttgcagctGTTCGGGTTTCCACCTACGTttacaaggtggattgaggagtgtgttaccacgacatcattctcgattgggctcaatggaaaacctcatgggttctttgctggagcgagaggactacgacagggagacccactttctccttatctgtttgttcttgttatggaagccttacatctgggattcttgcaacgaattgaacaggacatccaattcacttatcattggaagtgtgagagttCTAAGGTTTTTCagatgggatttgcagacgacctcCTCTTACTGTGCAAAGCTGACTTAgactccatcagagtcttcaaagagggattggactggtttgcggagttgtcgggccttcggctgaatgtccaaaaaagtcacttaatcatttcacgttcggctcaaaatttgaaggaccAGATGCTGGATATTTTGGGCTTTCAGGAGGGCcaccttccaatgaggtaccTGGGTCTTCCCTTAATCTCGTCTAGGCTGACCATCTCTGATTGCCAACCgcttatctcaaaaattgatgcacgtattaatggatgggaagggatttcattatcatatgctgggcgggtacaaatcatcaaatctgtgctCTCAGCATTGagcttatattgggcttctgcattcatattacctaagaaagtcatcagtgaaattgagaagaggttgaggactttcctatggaagggtacgacgtcCAGTGGGTACGCtaaggtagcctggaaagatgtgtgtcgaccgatggatgaggggggacttgggttcaaggacatctccaccttgaatcgcgcattaatgagcaagaaactatgtgatgttatccagtgtgacaggacatccatatgggttcagtggctctaccaagaccgattacgtgagagatcgatttggactatccgtgaacatggaggttcttggggatggcgaaaaataCTCAGGCTACGTCCTTTCCTTCGCGCTATcgtggattaccagattggaaatggagacagattctttgtttggcaggacccgtggcatcacttgggtccacttatcGAGCGATTCCCTCGAGGTCCCCgccatcttagacttgaagaatcagcaaaactcagctTGGTGATTCCAGTaggagaatggcaatggcctaccatcactgactttgaatgtttggaaatcacacataaaCCGCTTATTTTCGGAGGAGAGGatcgggtggtgtggagatgtgacgaagggcaacctactactcaggccctctaccgattattcACTCACCCcgagccgaaagtaggatggtcttcactacttttgggctccttgaagattcctcgccatttgttcatcttatggctagcAATCCTTGGCAAGCTACCTACCACagacaaatcatggctatctcacctgggggtgtgcatactgtgcgatgagggagctacagaatctcatccacatttattcttccgatgcagatttagtcgtcagtgcctttatgagattcgcagaaggattcgctttcactggcccaatagagattgggcaacagatattgaatgggcgacacgAAAATGGAaaggtaagcacattattaatagagcttaccgtacactactggcagcgtgtgtctaccacatatggaaggagaggaacttgaggagatttgatcatactgagcggacaccggccacattgagcatactaatcatcaatgacgtcagacagaggattcttagcgttgacttagcatcgtcagtcagtGTCTACCAatatggaaggagaggaacttgaggagatttgatcatactgagcggacaccggccacattgagcatactaatcatcaatgacgtcagacagaggattcttagcgttgatttagcatcgtcagtcagtacacgagcattgtatagattatgggtagagggagaaaccagttgataatcccatgttgtaccgtaccattactctttattaatgaaatttacatttacccaaaaaaaaaaccgtgcaaaacaactaaattttgaacgttctcagaattcgacgaaacttgacccaaatgtcggtctagaccaaagaatttgtgtggtaagtttgctaagcgtaatgataactacaagtttgtataaaaggaaaacaaacttgttttaataaaatcgtgcagaaCAGTTATATTTTGgacgtttttagaattcgacgaaacttgatccaaacgttggtctagaccaaagaatttgtgtggtagattTACTAGGCgtgataataattacaagtttgtataaatgggtaacaaacttgctataataaaaccgtgcaaaacaacaaacttttgaacgttctcagaattcgacgaaacttgacccaaatgtcgGTCTAgtccaaagaatttgtgtggtaagtttgttaagcgtaataataactacaagtttgtataaaaggaaaacaaacttaccttaataaaccgtgcaaaacagctatattttgaacgttttcagaattcgacgaaacttgacccaaacgttggtctagaccaaaggatttgtgtggtaaatttgttaagcataataataactacaagtttgtataaaagggaaacaaacctgctttaataaaactgtgcaaaacattCAAGTAGTTATTGATGAGGGACAATGGCAGTGGCATTTTATAactgatttggaatgtatggagCTCATTTACACATTACCTCAGATTCACGGAGGGGAAGACAGGATGAACTGGAGATTCCCAGAGGGACGACTCACCACACAATCACTATACAGACTTTTCTGCCCACCTGGAccaaaagtaggatggtcttcactactatCAGGTTCATTGAAGATCCCCAGacataatttcatcctttggttagcaattcaggagaagctaccgacTACCGATAAAGCTTGGATGACCCACTTAGGTGGATGTATCCTTTGTGATGAGGGTACAAcggagacacacactcacatgttcttccgatgtcAATATAGTAGAAGATGCCTTGCAGCTGTACGCCCAATCACGAGTGGAaaagagacgtggaatgggcgtcgaggaagtggaggggaaaGCATATCGTTAATATTGCTTATCGAGCCTTACTtagtgcatgcatataccacaTCTGGCGAGAGAGGAACCTGAGACACTTTGAACACACCCAACGGCCGGAACGTGTATTAGCTACCTGCATAGTTGATGATGTTAGATAGAGAATACTTAGTATTAATCTATCATGTTCAATTAGCACATGTGCgctctatagactttggcgtatcccttggtctgtcgagggagacaccacttgattgttgtactgtactcctttttatttaatgaaacttacctttaccctaaaactgtgcaaaacaactatattttgaacgttttcagaattcgacgaaacttgacccaaacgttggtctagacccaagaatttgtgtggtagatttgctaagcgtgataattatacaagtttgtataaatgggtagcaaacttgctataataaaatcgtgcaaaacaactaaattttgaacgttctcagaattcgacggaactttatccaaacgttggtctagaccaaagaatttctgtggtaaatttgctaagcgtaataataactacaagtttgtataaaaggaaaacaaacttgctttaataaaccgcaagttattattacgcttagcaaacttgctttaataaaccgtgcaaaactcccttggcctgtcgagggagacaccAACTGATGACttccatgttgtactgtactacaatgttattaatgaaacttacatttacccaaaaataaaccgtgcaaaacagctatattttgaacgttttcagaattcgacgaaacttgacccaaacgttggtctagaccaaagaatttgagaggtaaattttctaagtgtacgGCTGTACCGCCATATGTGAACACGTACCCTGTAGTGCTCCTCCTTTTGTCATAGTCACTCCCTGCAAAATCAGCgtcaacaaacccaaacaaGGTAAGCTTGCCCTTACCAAACACCAATGCTCGGTCCTTAGTACCCCTtaggtacctaagaatccaTTTCACAGCTTCCCAGTGCATCACTCCTGGATTGCTCATAAAACGGCTAACTACTCCCACTGCATGTGCTATATCCGGTCGAGTACAAATCATAGCATACATCAGGCTCCCAATTGCTGAGGCATACGGTGTGACTCTCATCTTTGCACGTTCGGAGTCAGTCTGGGGCGAATCACTGTTGGATAGTTTGAACTGATTTCCCAATGGCGTTCCAAccggttttgcattttccatcttgaatctgcataataccttctcaatataatcagattgagataaccataatttaccaatacctttgtcccttgtgattttcatgcCCAATATCTGTCTTGCTTCgccaagatctttcatgtcaaacttcctcgataactgatccttgagcctattgatctccttgacatttgatcctgctatcaacatgtcatcaacatacaggagtagaatgataaaaaactcATCGAACCTCTTCACGTAGCAGCAATGATCAGCATTGCATCTAGAGAAACCTATCTCTAGCATGAAGTTGTCAAACTTCCTGTACCACTGCCGCGGAGCCTGTTTCAATCCATACAGGCTTTTCTTCAGGCGACACACCTGCTGATCATCTCCATTATACCCCTCAGGTTGTACCATGTAtatctcctcctcaagatccCCGTGTAGGAAGGCTGTCTTTACATCCATCTGTTGTAACTCCAAGTTCTCTGCCGCTACCATGCTCAACACAAGACGAATAGTAGTTAACTTGACAACAGGTGTAAAAACATCAGTAAAGTCAATACCGTATCTTTGTTGGAATCCCTTTACTACGAGTCTTGCCTTGTACCGCTTCTTCCCGTCTGATTCTTCCTTAACCCGATAGACCCATCTGTTCTGTAgggccttctttccttttgggaGCTGACACAATTCCcatgtgttgtttttcttcaacgaGTTCATCTCGTCGTTCATCGCAAGCTCCCACTTGCTCTTGTGGACATCATTGACTGCCTCTGCGTAACATTCGGGTTCTCCACAATCAGACAAAAGCAAGTAATAAAGAGAGGGGGAGTACCTATCTGGGGCCCTTCTCAGCCTCGGTTCTCGACCCAGTGCCAAGGGTGTGCTGCTTTCAGTAATCGGTTCCTCCGATACTGGTTCTGGCTCTATCTCCGTTTGTTCGGTTTCGTCCGTCTGAACTCCCACTGAATCCGTATCTGCTGGTCTCATGATCCCGGAATTTGAAATATCGAGATCAACAAATTCCCTTTCCTTCTTGTCATCGTCCGGGCTTACCTTCCTGTCGTTGTACATTACATCCTCATTGAATATAACATTCCTACTACGAATTATTTTCCGGTTTTGATCATCCCAGAATCTATACCCAAATTCGTCAGTCCCATACccaatgaatgtacatttaatcgacttagcatccagcttagtccgatcatcgttcaaaatataggctgaacaaccaaacgtacgtaagaaagaaagatccactttcttaccactccatacctcttctggtatcctgttgttcaacgggacagaaggccctcgattgatcaagaaagcagccgtgttgactgcatctgcccaaaacatctttggtagtccgctcttcaatcgcatgcatctcgcacgctcattcagtgttctgttcatcctctcagcaacgccattttgctgaggtgtccccgggattgttttctgcattcggattccatggtcggcgcagtaattcttgatacctTCACTGTTGTACTCGCCACCGTTATCCGATCTGAGACTTCGGGTTCACTAAAGATCCCACGACATTGTTTTATCCTATGGATGGCTTTTCAGGAAAAACTACCAACGATAGACAAACCCTGGCTCACACACATTGGAGGGTGTATTCTCTGTGATGAAGAAACAACCGAGAcacataatcatttattcttccgatgccgatATAGCAGAAGATGCCTTATAGCCATACGGGAAATAATTCGATTCGATTGGCCCAATCGCACATGGGCAatggatgtggaatgggcagtaaaaaaatggagagggaagcatatcatCAATGCAGCATACCGAGCATTACTTGGGTCATTGGTTTACCATTTGTGGCGAGAAAGAAACTCCAGACGGTTCCAACAAAGTGAACACCTGCCTAATGTATTGGCTTCTCATATTATTGATGATGTTAGGCAGAGGATTCTGAGCCTTAATCTTTCTAGTTCGATTAGTACATGGGCCctttatagactatggcgtatcccttggcctgtcgagggactacccaattaattgttgtactgtaccatatttttattaatgaaacttaccatTACCggaataactacaagtttgtataaaagggaataaaacttgctttaataaaactgtgcaaaacaactatattttgaacgttttcagaattcgacgaaacttgacccaaacgttggtctagaccaaaggatttgtgtggtaaatttgctaagaataataataactacaagtttgtataaaaggaaaacaaacctgctttaataaaactgtgcaaaacaact
The genomic region above belongs to Sesamum indicum cultivar Zhongzhi No. 13 unplaced genomic scaffold, S_indicum_v1.0 scaffold00423, whole genome shotgun sequence and contains:
- the LOC105180223 gene encoding uncharacterized protein LOC105180223, whose translation is MADNESVIITVVYGASEVIDRRNLWTALETLSQQCSDIPWMVGGDFNAVRDLNEVCGISGDIRMATEEFNAGILEAGLIPLPMQGEWFTWHNCSTSMRSLWKRLDRILINDRWRGRLPSAYYHSLTPRTSDHSPLVLHGEYNNIMENIWHHEIVGIPMYAVTRKLKALKPVFRLQRRNKGDLTMNVQLAKGFLDEAQQLRRVRRRILQINDENGFTHTDLGEIAHEFVSYYQNLLGGTRRRLSVDIRYLRPWARHCITDEEANQLLLPISADDVKQAMFDIADDKAPGPDGYSSRFFKAAWPVVGEEVTRAVLDFFSTGKLLKQVNSTILALIPKTTSSYCAKLT